In the genome of Deltaproteobacteria bacterium, the window TCGAAGTCGGCGATGCCATTGGGCGTCGGTCGTCGGCCAGCAGAATAGGATATCGGAACGGCGACGGAGGGCTTGGTTCAAGTATGCGAGCAACTGCCGAACGCCGACATCATCGTCCGAGACCTCTCGCCCATCGAAGAGGACGAGCAAGCTCTTGCCTTGGACGACCGGTGGAAGCTTGCCGTTCAGCCACTCGCCGGCGTCACGGATGGCTACCTCGGGAGGCACCCTCAGGACAGGCGCAAAGGCGTCCGGCATATGTACAGCAGCCGAATGGACGGCGGTGGTCTTGCCGACTCCGGTAGGTCCCAGGATGAAGCAGAGGAGCCCCCCGTTCTGAACGGACGCGCGGTCGCGAAGTGCAATCAGGGCACGCAGGTCTTCGTCTATGGGTACGATGAGAGGACGAAGCTCTTGCCCAAACACTTCCTGAAGGGATTCGAAGCGATTCGGAATCCTCAGTTCACCCACGACAACCTCTTGGCCTCGCTCGTGCCGCCATCTAACGACCCTGGCGCTCAGCCGCGCGAGCGAAGCGAGCGTCGGCTGGAACGCCGAGTTGGGCGAGCTCGCATGCCGCTCTCACGGGGTCACCGTGGAAGTTGGGTGACGCTCAAGTCTTGTCCTTGAGAACGCAACGACGAGCACGACAAGAAGCCCCATCCGAATCATCAGTAACGCGCCGCGGACGGATACCGACCCTGCGCTCGCGTCGACTCTCCTCAGGATTGTGTAGTCCGCGACCTGCATGAGCAGGCTACAAATGACCGCCAGATTGACGACGCGCATGGAAGCCGNNNNNNNNNNNNNNNNNNNNNNNNNNNNNNNNNNNNNNNCAGACCAACGCCACCGCTGAGACCAGCGCGCAAGCCGCCCGCAGTCTGGGCACTTCATTCGTACGCTCATCGGTCCGCCCAACGACCGGCGGTTCAGCGGCCGGCCGCATGCGCCGCTGGATCGTGGTTCGCCGGTCGCCGGCCGGTCCGCTGCAACCGCTGGTTGGGCCGCTCCGGGCTCACGAGGCATCGCTGTTCTCCGTTGAGATCACGGTAGAAGACTCCAGCTCGTGCGATCACGATTGTGGTCGTTGAGTCTAGACCCACTCCAGTGGGGCGAGGAACACCCCGCCCTGACGCCACCCGCAGTGGCTGATCCACGTTTTCCCTTGTGCGTCGACCACGACCTCGGCGGCATGCGCATCGATGTACCCGACTTGGTTCTCGACACGGAAACTGAACGGGTCGTCGCTCCAGAGCACGCGCGTGCCGCGATAGCGGGAGGGTGGGAACGGCCCGGTGAGCAGATAGAAGCCTGAGTCACGCTCAACGACGAACGGGGACTCGGTTGGGCTGTCGGCTGGCTGCGGCGCGTGCNNNNNNNNNNNNNNNNACCCGCCGTCCACTCCAGTGTACGAGGTCGTCTGACTCGGCCGCAGCGACGATGTGCGGAACAGCCGCCGGCTCCAGTGTAGCGGTGTAGTACATGACCCAGCGGTCGTCGACGCGGAGCACCATGGGATCGCGGGCGCAGAAGCCGTCGACGACGAGCGGGTTGGCCGGATGGCGGGACCAGACAATGCAGTCGTCCGACGTAGCAAGGTGGATGCGATACTCGGTCGGTGACTTGCCACCCGCGCAGACGAACATCCAGTACCGGTCGTCGTGTCGAATGACATGGGGCGCCCAAAGGTGGCTCTCTCCCGCGTTCCGATCGGTTGACAGTGCAAACGGTTGCTTCGTCCATGGGCCGTGCAGGGCCGGCGCGGTGGCGTGAGCGAGGTGGAGTTCGTCCAATGGGTTGGCTGGCTCGGCGTGCGTGATGCCAATCAGGTGCCACTTCCCTGTGTGATCCAGGACGAAGGTGTGGTCGTTGATGTACCAGGGCTCGGCTTCCCCGACGGAGGGGTCATAGATGAGCTGGAAGTCGCCCGCGCTAACGGTGAACCTATTCCTATTCATGGGATCACCTCGTTTGGGGTCGTGGAGCGGCCTAACAGCTGGCCGCTAAGCTGCGGCCGCGCGTGATGCTACCACGATTGGGTATGGCGAGAGCCACCCGCGGAGCAGGAGCTCGCGGCCGACAGCTTCAGGGGCTTGTTGGGCGGTCGATAGCGATCTCATTCCCGTCTGATCCGCGGGATGAATGCGCCGATTCGTCGCCGATACTCGCGGTACTCGTCACCGTAATGTGAGAGCATCATCTGTTCCTCGCCCTTGATATTGAGCACGTAGGCTGGGATGACATAGAGAACCGTCAAGAGCAGAACGACTCCGCTCGTGTAGGCTGCGGCAAGTCCGAACCAGATCAGGAACGCGCCAGTGTAGATTGGATGCCGGACGGCGCCGTAGGCACCACTTGTGATGAGCGATTGACCTTCGAGGAGGTAGTGGCCGGTGCCAACGCTCGGGAGCGAGAGCCAGCTCCAGATTGTCAGGGCGAGGCCGCCCATCGCAAGGCCGGCCCCAAGAAGCGAACAGAGCACGCGAGTAAAGGAGTAAGGAGGAGCCGCTCCGTCGTTGTACAACAGTAACAGAGCAGCGATCGCAGGCAGCACCACCTCCGGTGC includes:
- a CDS encoding isoprenylcysteine carboxylmethyltransferase family protein, whose amino-acid sequence is MERAVYAAIMMVTAVSIARTAWVVLGFLRTLARPRASVDIKWDWPLFLVAPEVVLPAIAALLLLYNDGAAPPYSFTRVLCSLLGAGLAMGGLALTIWSWLSLPSVGTGHYLLEGQSLITSGAYGAVRHPIYTGAFLIWFGLAAAYTSGVVLLLTVLYVIPAYVLNIKGEEQMMLSHYGDEYREYRRRIGAFIPRIRRE
- a CDS encoding ATP-binding protein, which produces MGELRIPNRFESLQEVFGQELRPLIVPIDEDLRALIALRDRASVQNGGLLCFILGPTGVGKTTAVHSAAVHMPDAFAPVLRVPPEVAIRDAGEWLNGKLPPVVQGKSLLVLFDGREVSDDDVGVRQLLAYLNQALRRRSDILFCWPTTDAQWHRRLR